The proteins below are encoded in one region of Cytophagales bacterium:
- a CDS encoding RHS repeat-associated core domain-containing protein, with amino-acid sequence MACPKLLYDHDQESLPFLEVWKKERLENTDALFLGTPGEKSRAENFCDSYLPFGGTFNSSATSPENLYKYNGKEEQKETGWYDYGARMQDPWLGRWFNIDPLAGKYYQWSPYTYTLNNPIRFVDPDGMQVGVEKEGDQDLVRNSVSQEESQYIKFNKNGQIKRGAIRRGAKKLGDNASENFTALNALVQSDDSYMVVTSDEVGDFGSSEHVATDENGESGAWGPTFEVDGEVLLGKQGEFRPQGENGNESGHHLIMINKGQSEDNQTVTQSHEAYGHAYFFDKGEDAGHDFRKEWETDENGDLTGNQIRIDQNKKLDKQIKKVEKNTRRFLKQRRGK; translated from the coding sequence ATGGCTTGCCCAAAACTGCTATATGATCACGATCAGGAGTCTTTACCGTTTTTAGAGGTATGGAAGAAGGAGCGCTTAGAAAATACCGACGCTCTTTTTTTAGGTACCCCAGGCGAAAAAAGTCGCGCTGAAAATTTTTGTGATAGTTACTTGCCCTTCGGGGGGACGTTTAATAGTTCGGCTACCAGCCCCGAGAATCTCTACAAGTACAATGGAAAAGAGGAACAGAAGGAAACGGGTTGGTATGATTATGGTGCCAGGATGCAGGATCCTTGGTTGGGTAGGTGGTTTAATATTGACCCTCTCGCTGGTAAATATTATCAATGGTCACCTTATACATACACTTTGAACAATCCAATACGTTTTGTAGACCCCGACGGGATGCAAGTCGGTGTAGAAAAGGAAGGAGATCAGGACCTTGTTAGAAACTCTGTGAGTCAGGAAGAATCTCAATATATCAAGTTCAATAAAAATGGTCAGATTAAACGAGGTGCAATTCGAAGAGGTGCAAAGAAGCTTGGAGATAATGCAAGCGAGAACTTTACCGCTTTAAATGCACTAGTTCAATCTGATGATTCATATATGGTTGTGACATCAGATGAAGTCGGTGATTTTGGATCTAGTGAACATGTAGCTACAGATGAAAATGGTGAGAGTGGAGCATGGGGGCCAACATTTGAGGTTGATGGAGAAGTTCTTTTAGGTAAACAGGGAGAGTTTAGACCTCAAGGAGAGAATGGTAATGAATCTGGTCATCATTTGATAATGATTAATAAAGGACAATCCGAGGATAATCAAACTGTTACTCAATCACATGAAGCTTATGGACATGCTTACTTTTTTGATAAAGGAGAAGACGCAGGTCATGATTTTAGGAAAGAGTGGGAAACCGACGAGAATGGAGATTTGACGGGCAATCAAATAAGGATTGATCAGAATAAGAAGCTAGATAAACAAATTAAAAAAGTAGAGAAGAATACCAGAAGATTCTTAAAACAAAGGAGGGGTAAATGA
- a CDS encoding DUF1501 domain-containing protein has product MKRRSFLRHAFHATAVPSVLGTMGFNMAQGQSMQNMLKQASESGKALVMIFLEGGNDGLNTVIPRDRFAELGALRGNLGLRENQVLDLWDAPVGLHPAMTDLRNLYNEGRFQIIQNVGYPEQNFSHFRSTDIWMSGSDSNQQLNTGWTGRMLSDLYPEYPEAFPTEEMPDPLSVEIGYGSSLLFQGPAANTSITVNNVQSFYELLDNVEQEAPDTAAGEKLRFIRLIAQQSQLYGQRIVEIASRVNNHVPYPAGNYLADQLQVVSKLIAGGSQTPIYLVRLGGFDTHDAQVLANDNTQGFHAELLTMLNDAINAFMDDLEFHGIGDQVLGMTFSEFGRTILANASNGTDHGAAAPMFFFGNAVKGGVTGRNPILDASMTYADNLEHQYDFRQLYASVLAQWFEVDTGLSNRVLLKDYQTLEIIGESTILDTPSNHFQDFNVFPNPVRDRATIQFTGNQEMVSVDVLDMRGVKIQTIHRGRSQSGPNTLSWDAHRLQPGRYFVLLTLGNQRKVFSVVK; this is encoded by the coding sequence ATGAAGAGAAGATCATTTTTACGACACGCTTTCCACGCAACTGCAGTCCCCAGTGTATTAGGCACCATGGGCTTCAACATGGCGCAAGGCCAATCCATGCAAAATATGCTGAAGCAAGCTTCAGAAAGCGGCAAAGCATTGGTCATGATTTTTCTGGAAGGGGGGAATGACGGACTCAATACGGTAATTCCGAGAGATCGATTTGCCGAACTAGGTGCACTTCGTGGAAACCTGGGTCTGAGAGAAAATCAGGTCCTGGATTTGTGGGATGCGCCCGTAGGACTTCATCCTGCTATGACTGATCTTAGAAACTTGTATAATGAAGGTCGTTTCCAGATCATTCAAAATGTAGGTTATCCTGAACAAAACTTTTCACACTTCCGGTCAACTGACATTTGGATGAGCGGATCTGATTCCAATCAGCAACTGAATACCGGATGGACCGGACGAATGCTAAGTGATCTTTACCCGGAATACCCTGAGGCCTTCCCAACAGAGGAAATGCCAGACCCACTATCTGTAGAAATCGGATATGGTTCTTCTTTGTTGTTTCAGGGGCCTGCAGCCAATACCAGCATCACAGTCAACAATGTCCAGTCTTTTTACGAGTTGCTGGATAATGTGGAGCAAGAAGCACCGGATACGGCTGCCGGCGAAAAATTGCGCTTCATCCGCTTGATTGCTCAGCAATCTCAGCTTTATGGCCAGCGCATCGTTGAAATCGCCTCCAGGGTTAATAATCATGTCCCCTATCCGGCTGGCAATTACCTGGCCGATCAGCTGCAGGTGGTTTCTAAACTCATTGCAGGAGGTAGCCAAACACCGATCTATTTGGTTCGATTGGGTGGTTTTGATACCCATGATGCACAAGTGCTGGCCAATGACAATACACAGGGCTTTCATGCAGAATTATTGACCATGCTCAACGACGCCATCAACGCATTCATGGATGATTTAGAATTTCATGGCATCGGGGATCAGGTATTAGGCATGACCTTCTCCGAATTTGGAAGAACCATCCTGGCCAATGCCAGTAATGGTACCGATCATGGTGCAGCAGCTCCTATGTTTTTCTTTGGGAATGCCGTAAAAGGAGGCGTAACCGGTCGCAACCCTATACTGGATGCCAGTATGACTTATGCGGATAATCTGGAACATCAATATGATTTTCGCCAGTTGTATGCTTCGGTCCTGGCTCAATGGTTTGAGGTAGACACAGGATTAAGTAATCGGGTCTTGCTTAAAGACTATCAGACCCTGGAGATCATCGGAGAAAGTACGATATTGGATACACCCTCCAATCATTTTCAGGATTTCAACGTATTTCCAAATCCCGTGAGAGATAGGGCCACAATACAATTTACTGGCAACCAAGAAATGGTTTCTGTAGACGTGCTCGATATGCGTGGCGTCAAAATACAGACCATCCACCGAGGACGTAGCCAGTCAGGGCCAAATACCCTTTCCTGGGACGCCCATCGATTGCAACCAGGTAGATATTTCGTTTTATTGACCCTGGGGAACCAAAGGAAGGTTTTTTCGGTGGTGAAGTAA
- a CDS encoding DUF1800 domain-containing protein, with the protein MNKNKDPRKRPSKQTMDHYRKVKPVVLKEEKLPFPQRATLSTGLTPHSGEWSEAQVVHLLKRTLFGAKRAEIDQFLSMTMDEAVEAIVQPSARHTPPVNDYAPDGSEFEDEVIPYGETWIEAPFSSEHEGSRIISLKAWIINNILTQETTIHEKLTLFWHNLLVTQFWDVFIAKTGYEYYQMLYDNAFGNYRDLAEKITLDPAMLIYLNGAFNNKEAPDENYARELQELFCIGKGPNAGFTENDVYEAARVLTGWSVTWEHYESEGDFDSRFHDWDHDTGDKQFSEFYGNRVIEGKSGGEGRNEVFEMLDMIFENEEVSYFICRRLYNFFVYHEIDEATETNVITPMAQIFRDNNYEITPVLIALFKSEHFYDVANYGASIKNPMDLLLGFARVLDNERPQDINELHIANQEFIWTMAQAGLEIGDPPSVSGWQAYYQAPSFDKLWINTETVIRRIQYSQYNMWRSDLTIFINSLHNPSDPNEMIREAALLLLGIELSEEVSNGLKSTLLTGQGSDEYWTFAWDQFINFPDNPDYRTTVQNRLAAMFRSMLEFGEFQLM; encoded by the coding sequence GTGAATAAGAATAAAGATCCTCGTAAACGTCCCTCTAAACAGACAATGGATCATTACCGGAAGGTAAAGCCTGTTGTTCTGAAAGAGGAAAAGCTGCCATTTCCCCAACGCGCTACCTTATCTACCGGACTTACACCCCACAGTGGTGAATGGTCTGAGGCGCAGGTGGTGCATTTACTGAAACGCACCTTATTCGGGGCAAAGCGTGCTGAAATCGATCAGTTCTTATCCATGACCATGGATGAGGCCGTTGAAGCCATCGTTCAACCTTCAGCAAGGCATACCCCTCCTGTCAATGACTATGCACCAGACGGAAGTGAATTTGAAGACGAGGTAATCCCTTACGGCGAAACCTGGATTGAAGCCCCTTTTAGTTCCGAACATGAAGGTTCAAGGATCATTTCCCTGAAAGCATGGATCATCAACAACATATTGACCCAGGAGACGACCATTCACGAGAAATTGACCCTTTTCTGGCACAACTTGTTGGTGACTCAATTTTGGGATGTATTCATTGCCAAAACGGGATACGAGTACTACCAGATGCTTTATGACAATGCATTTGGAAACTATCGGGATCTGGCTGAGAAAATCACGCTAGACCCGGCCATGTTGATCTACCTGAACGGAGCATTTAACAACAAAGAAGCTCCTGATGAAAACTACGCCCGGGAACTACAGGAACTGTTCTGTATTGGGAAAGGGCCTAACGCTGGTTTTACCGAAAATGATGTTTATGAAGCGGCCAGGGTATTAACCGGTTGGTCTGTCACCTGGGAACATTATGAGTCCGAAGGAGATTTTGACTCCCGCTTTCACGATTGGGATCACGATACAGGAGACAAGCAGTTTTCAGAGTTTTATGGCAATCGCGTGATAGAAGGAAAATCTGGAGGTGAGGGACGAAATGAGGTATTCGAGATGCTGGACATGATCTTTGAAAATGAAGAAGTCAGTTATTTCATCTGTCGCAGGCTCTACAACTTCTTTGTGTATCACGAAATAGACGAGGCCACGGAGACGAATGTGATCACTCCAATGGCACAGATCTTTCGGGACAATAACTACGAAATCACACCAGTACTGATCGCCTTATTTAAAAGCGAGCATTTTTATGATGTGGCCAATTATGGCGCAAGCATCAAAAACCCGATGGACCTTTTGCTTGGCTTTGCCAGGGTGCTGGACAATGAACGTCCGCAAGACATCAATGAACTGCACATCGCCAATCAGGAGTTCATATGGACCATGGCACAGGCAGGATTGGAAATTGGTGACCCTCCAAGTGTCTCCGGATGGCAGGCATATTACCAGGCTCCTAGTTTTGACAAGCTATGGATCAATACAGAAACGGTGATCCGGAGAATTCAATATTCTCAGTACAACATGTGGCGATCAGACCTGACCATTTTCATCAATAGTTTGCACAATCCAAGTGATCCTAATGAGATGATTCGTGAAGCGGCACTTCTACTGCTGGGGATAGAGCTCAGCGAAGAGGTCAGTAACGGACTGAAAAGCACCTTACTCACCGGCCAGGGTAGTGACGAATACTGGACTTTTGCCTGGGATCAGTTCATCAACTTTCCAGATAACCCGGATTACCGGACGACTGTACAAAACCGACTTGCCGCTATGTTCAGGTCGATGTTAGAATTTGGGGAATTTCAATTGATGTGA
- a CDS encoding RidA family protein: MKKFLPILLVAFLAVSCQVTMDNDENTDDTKQVELYDYDVEQRITELGYELPEPSKPVANYVNAVRTGNLVFMAGKGPSKPEGGYIQGKVGIDLTIEEGYEAARLAAVTQIAALKAEIGDLNKVVRVVKVLGMVNCASDFGNQPEVVNGFSDFIVEVFGERGKHARAAVGMGSLPRNIAVEVEMIVEVLPE; this comes from the coding sequence ATGAAAAAATTCCTTCCTATCCTACTCGTTGCCTTTTTAGCTGTTTCTTGTCAGGTCACCATGGACAATGATGAAAATACTGATGATACGAAACAAGTAGAATTGTATGATTATGATGTAGAGCAACGCATCACTGAGCTAGGTTATGAGCTACCCGAGCCTTCTAAACCTGTCGCCAATTATGTAAATGCGGTTCGGACGGGCAATCTGGTGTTCATGGCAGGGAAAGGCCCAAGCAAACCTGAAGGAGGCTATATCCAGGGTAAAGTTGGTATAGACCTAACCATTGAAGAAGGATATGAAGCTGCCCGATTGGCTGCCGTTACACAGATTGCAGCACTTAAGGCTGAAATTGGTGACCTTAACAAAGTGGTCCGGGTGGTGAAAGTGCTGGGCATGGTAAATTGTGCTTCGGATTTTGGAAATCAACCAGAAGTGGTCAATGGATTCTCAGATTTCATCGTAGAAGTATTCGGTGAACGAGGAAAACATGCCCGTGCTGCGGTTGGAATGGGATCACTTCCTCGTAACATCGCCGTAGAAGTAGAAATGATCGTGGAAGTTCTACCTGAGTAA
- a CDS encoding AsmA-like C-terminal region-containing protein, producing MKKFFIIFFTIIGLLLIAMAVAPVFFKDDIQKALDEQVANNLNARIYYSTDDFSLSLFRSFPNLSVAIGNFGVVGVDKFESDTLLAVKTFDITIDVMSAISGENIVIKNILLDEPLINVHVLEDGSASYDIAKASATTEEEFPEETTTSESTDIAITIEKWAINDGEIDYVDLSSAISVLLDGLNHEGSGDFTLEVFDLTTNTVIEEVSFAYGNEVYLSRKRFEADLTLNMDLAKMAFVFKENRLSLNQFGFGVDGTVNMPGEDIDMDITFEGKDISLKSILSLIPGTYQEYLNGVTASGQIGFDGYVKGTYNENSMPQVTANLSVANGNLKYTEYPIPIEQLNIKAGFDYPTADLKDFTFAVDQFNLLVDGEPASATLMFKDLEDYFWDFKFDGNLDLEKLTNVIPVEGMELAGKINAKMASSGRMSDVEQENYQALSTSGSMSIKDFTYTSPDLPQGFGIAETQASFSSEDITLSSFKGNAGNTDLNLDGKITKYMEYALGEETTLTGVFNFSSALVDINEWITEEDSVVVEEEDTTTLEVVRIPTNVDFELNSSIDKMVYSTYDINNFKGSVVIRDGALRMEGVQFELLEGTFEMSGAYETLPEDPLYDFDLGIKDLSIPKAFQGFETIKTLAPFAEKMTGNFSTDFQISGSLLEDMSPDFNTMQGFGLVNVANAALNEVKLLSTVSGFAGGNSLKDNDGKVSLKDVLLQTEIRDGRVYVKPFEMQLGGYRTAVGGSNSIVGDLDYSMLVKEVSTGAAGSALNSLASNTLGLNNAVSTKVDIDLGVGGTFTDPKVKFQGLKPSGSSGSNSAKDVAAAKAKEELEKAKARAKAEADKRKAEAERIANEKKKEAEAKLKAEQEAAQQKLDTEKDKAAEAAKEEIDKAKDKVKNLFGKKKKKGGGK from the coding sequence ATGAAAAAGTTTTTCATCATTTTTTTTACCATTATCGGCTTGTTGCTGATCGCAATGGCTGTCGCACCCGTCTTTTTCAAAGATGACATTCAAAAAGCTCTGGATGAGCAGGTGGCTAATAACCTCAATGCAAGGATCTATTACAGCACCGATGACTTTAGCCTGTCGCTTTTTCGTAGCTTCCCAAACCTGAGTGTTGCCATCGGGAATTTTGGTGTGGTTGGTGTAGATAAATTTGAGTCTGACACGCTACTAGCCGTCAAAACATTTGACATCACCATTGATGTCATGTCAGCCATCTCCGGAGAAAATATTGTCATCAAAAACATATTACTCGATGAACCACTGATCAATGTCCATGTATTGGAAGACGGAAGTGCCAGTTATGATATTGCGAAAGCCTCAGCGACTACTGAAGAGGAGTTTCCTGAAGAAACGACCACTTCTGAATCTACAGACATTGCTATTACGATTGAAAAGTGGGCCATCAACGATGGAGAAATAGATTATGTAGATCTTAGCTCAGCCATATCTGTCCTGCTGGATGGTTTGAATCACGAAGGGTCAGGGGATTTCACACTAGAAGTATTCGACCTGACCACCAATACGGTGATCGAAGAAGTTTCTTTCGCTTATGGCAACGAAGTATACCTGAGCCGAAAACGTTTTGAAGCAGACCTTACGCTAAACATGGATCTCGCCAAAATGGCATTTGTCTTCAAAGAAAATCGACTGTCTCTTAACCAATTTGGGTTTGGTGTCGATGGTACCGTGAACATGCCTGGCGAAGACATTGATATGGATATTACCTTCGAAGGGAAAGACATTAGCCTGAAAAGTATTCTTTCGCTGATCCCAGGTACTTATCAGGAATACCTGAATGGCGTTACCGCTAGTGGACAAATTGGGTTTGATGGGTATGTAAAAGGCACCTACAATGAAAACAGTATGCCGCAAGTGACAGCCAACCTTTCCGTCGCTAATGGAAACCTTAAATACACGGAATATCCCATTCCTATCGAACAACTCAACATCAAAGCCGGATTTGACTATCCTACAGCTGATCTGAAGGACTTCACATTTGCTGTCGATCAATTCAATCTGTTGGTAGATGGAGAGCCTGCTTCTGCGACTTTAATGTTCAAGGATCTGGAAGATTATTTCTGGGATTTCAAATTCGATGGCAATCTAGACCTGGAGAAACTAACCAATGTCATCCCTGTTGAAGGCATGGAGTTAGCAGGAAAGATCAATGCAAAAATGGCCTCTTCCGGCAGGATGTCTGATGTAGAACAAGAGAACTACCAGGCATTGAGCACTTCTGGAAGCATGTCCATCAAAGATTTCACTTACACTTCACCGGACTTACCCCAAGGTTTTGGAATTGCCGAAACTCAGGCCTCTTTCAGCTCCGAGGACATCACACTGTCATCTTTCAAAGGCAATGCAGGGAATACGGACTTGAACCTGGACGGCAAGATTACGAAGTACATGGAATATGCGTTGGGAGAAGAGACCACCCTGACGGGGGTATTCAATTTCAGCTCTGCTTTGGTGGACATCAACGAGTGGATAACTGAAGAAGATTCTGTTGTGGTAGAGGAAGAAGACACCACAACATTGGAGGTGGTAAGAATACCAACCAATGTTGATTTTGAATTGAATTCTTCCATCGATAAGATGGTTTACAGCACCTACGACATCAACAATTTCAAAGGATCAGTGGTCATTCGGGATGGCGCGCTTCGAATGGAAGGTGTGCAATTTGAATTGTTGGAAGGCACCTTCGAAATGAGTGGTGCTTACGAGACGCTACCGGAAGATCCATTGTACGATTTTGACCTGGGCATCAAAGACCTGTCTATACCGAAGGCATTCCAGGGATTTGAAACGATCAAGACTTTAGCCCCATTTGCAGAGAAAATGACCGGCAATTTCTCCACAGATTTCCAGATCTCCGGATCGCTACTGGAAGACATGTCACCTGACTTTAATACCATGCAGGGGTTCGGCCTGGTCAATGTGGCCAATGCCGCATTAAATGAAGTTAAATTACTAAGCACCGTCTCTGGATTTGCCGGTGGCAACAGCCTTAAAGACAATGATGGTAAAGTGTCTTTGAAAGACGTTTTGCTTCAAACGGAGATCAGGGATGGGCGTGTTTATGTAAAGCCATTCGAAATGCAGTTGGGAGGATATCGAACGGCTGTAGGTGGTAGCAATAGCATCGTGGGCGATTTGGATTACTCCATGTTAGTCAAAGAAGTGTCTACCGGAGCTGCAGGAAGTGCCCTGAACAGCCTGGCCTCCAACACGCTCGGGCTAAATAATGCGGTTTCAACTAAGGTTGATATCGACCTTGGTGTAGGGGGAACATTCACCGATCCTAAGGTGAAATTCCAGGGTTTGAAACCTTCCGGAAGTTCTGGCTCCAACAGCGCAAAAGATGTGGCTGCGGCCAAAGCGAAAGAAGAACTTGAAAAAGCTAAGGCCAGGGCCAAAGCAGAAGCAGATAAAAGGAAAGCGGAGGCTGAAAGAATTGCCAACGAAAAGAAAAAAGAAGCAGAGGCCAAACTGAAAGCAGAACAGGAAGCTGCGCAACAGAAACTGGACACTGAGAAGGACAAAGCCGCAGAGGCAGCCAAAGAAGAGATCGACAAAGCCAAGGACAAGGTGAAAAACTTGTTCGGTAAGAAAAAGAAGAAAGGGGGAGGGAAATAA
- a CDS encoding OmpA family protein, producing MRKYLIFCLGFLLGVASIAQETVVWGAEVLDVSSEFGPLEYSALQALHKPNVLPRGGDDPNAWRPKREDKPEFITVAFDEPIVAKQVAIAESENPGSVTRVIAYDEDYNEYVLFELPARALPIEQRLLNLFFEETPYKIQAIRVELDGAATPGYNSIDAVGISASNIPINVLIDIASGINRNVKAENLGENVNSQYIEHSPIISPDGKKLYFSRRYHPDNVGGADDQEDIWVSELDEESGQWLPAKNVGPPLNTVGPNFISSISVIDGEEVLILGNKYGKKGRMYTGTSMSTYKDGEYQKPVSLEVENEYNYSPKADFFLTPDGEALIQALERDDSYGGRDLYISFKESKVKWTEPKNLGGVLNTISEEASPFLAKDGKTLYFSSGGHSGYGGLDIYVTRRLDDTWLNWSTPENMGSGINTDLDDEYFSIPSSGKHLYFTRGKVDDDTDIFRFTVEEFFVDPEDPIYASVEHLEEEEVPVIVTIMGTVTNSKTGEALPATPVVVKRLPDGVAIGSVDADDQGAYSFSLRPGARFGFAAEKDGFIPQSENIDLNDIDKSDTITVDLKLSPIIVGEPIVLKNIFFEFDKDILKTASYPELDKLLGYMQEDRIKRIEISGHTDWKGPGEYNQKLSERRAKAVYNYLIQNGIAEGRMEYKGYGESNPIDTNETEEGRANNRRVEFKILEAN from the coding sequence ATGAGAAAATACCTCATTTTTTGTCTGGGATTTCTACTGGGAGTCGCCTCAATCGCTCAGGAAACTGTGGTGTGGGGAGCGGAAGTACTGGACGTTTCAAGCGAGTTTGGACCTCTGGAATATTCTGCTTTGCAAGCCTTACATAAACCTAATGTCCTTCCACGAGGCGGAGATGATCCCAATGCCTGGCGCCCTAAAAGGGAAGATAAGCCCGAATTTATCACCGTGGCATTTGATGAGCCTATCGTGGCAAAACAGGTAGCCATTGCAGAATCTGAAAATCCAGGTTCAGTAACCAGGGTGATCGCTTATGATGAAGATTACAATGAATACGTGTTGTTCGAATTACCTGCAAGGGCATTGCCAATCGAACAGCGTTTGCTAAACTTATTCTTTGAGGAAACTCCTTACAAGATACAGGCCATTCGAGTAGAACTAGATGGAGCTGCAACGCCTGGTTACAATAGTATTGATGCCGTTGGTATCTCTGCTTCAAACATTCCAATCAATGTCCTGATTGATATAGCCTCAGGAATCAACAGAAATGTAAAGGCTGAAAATCTCGGTGAAAATGTCAATAGCCAGTACATTGAGCACAGCCCAATCATTTCGCCTGATGGCAAGAAACTTTACTTCAGCCGCAGGTATCACCCAGACAATGTTGGTGGCGCCGATGATCAGGAAGATATCTGGGTTTCTGAATTGGACGAGGAATCAGGTCAGTGGCTCCCCGCCAAAAACGTAGGACCTCCTTTGAATACTGTGGGACCTAATTTCATCAGTTCTATCTCTGTAATAGATGGAGAGGAAGTATTGATACTGGGAAATAAATATGGTAAAAAAGGACGGATGTACACAGGTACATCTATGTCGACTTATAAAGATGGGGAATACCAAAAACCTGTATCTCTGGAAGTTGAGAATGAATACAACTATTCCCCAAAAGCAGACTTTTTTCTTACGCCCGATGGCGAAGCACTGATCCAGGCATTGGAACGTGATGACAGCTATGGTGGAAGAGATCTTTACATTTCATTCAAAGAATCTAAAGTCAAATGGACGGAACCCAAAAATCTGGGTGGTGTCTTGAACACTATCTCAGAAGAGGCCTCTCCTTTCCTGGCTAAGGATGGGAAGACCTTGTATTTCTCCTCCGGAGGACATTCTGGTTATGGCGGTTTGGATATTTATGTTACACGTCGATTGGATGATACCTGGTTGAATTGGTCCACTCCTGAAAACATGGGTTCCGGTATCAATACTGACCTGGATGATGAATATTTCAGCATCCCTTCGTCAGGAAAACACCTCTACTTCACCCGGGGTAAAGTAGATGATGATACAGATATATTCCGTTTTACGGTTGAGGAATTCTTTGTAGATCCGGAAGATCCAATTTATGCTTCCGTAGAACACCTCGAAGAAGAGGAAGTTCCTGTAATCGTTACGATCATGGGAACTGTGACCAACAGCAAGACCGGAGAAGCATTACCTGCAACACCAGTTGTTGTGAAACGATTACCCGATGGCGTAGCCATAGGCTCGGTGGATGCCGACGATCAGGGAGCATATTCGTTCTCTTTACGCCCTGGCGCTCGATTTGGTTTCGCTGCTGAGAAGGATGGATTTATCCCTCAAAGTGAAAATATTGACCTCAATGACATTGATAAATCGGACACCATTACGGTCGATTTAAAGCTTTCACCGATCATCGTTGGCGAGCCTATTGTTTTGAAAAATATCTTCTTCGAGTTTGATAAAGACATTCTAAAAACAGCTTCCTATCCTGAACTGGACAAACTCTTAGGGTACATGCAGGAAGATCGCATCAAGCGCATCGAAATTTCTGGTCACACAGATTGGAAAGGACCGGGAGAGTACAATCAGAAACTTTCTGAACGTCGTGCAAAAGCCGTGTACAACTATCTGATCCAGAATGGCATCGCGGAAGGAAGAATGGAATACAAAGGATACGGCGAATCTAATCCGATCGATACAAACGAAACGGAGGAAGGTCGTGCCAACAACCGACGTGTTGAATTTAAGATCCTGGAAGCTAATTAA
- a CDS encoding OmpA family protein, translated as MPFARKFSILCLLTLVMLSATGQEQYVKVYGNALSAEDSSELQVPILYEKLPYYDDMGMVSSSASGAFEFYLVDGLEYNITIRKDGFETLSKGIKVSDTGGDESMSINFYVSPIAQAEPEPTPEPEPVEEEIFVLQNLIFSSGSEVIQRSSYSALDEFAAWLKARPSYIVQLEGHTDISGNPDANMRLSQARVESVKEYIRKKGIKKARVLTKAFGGTQPLSTERTDAAKRANRRVEVRVVAR; from the coding sequence ATGCCCTTCGCAAGAAAATTCTCGATCCTGTGCCTTCTGACACTTGTTATGCTTTCAGCGACTGGACAAGAACAGTACGTTAAAGTATACGGAAATGCCCTTAGCGCTGAAGACAGTTCTGAGCTTCAGGTGCCCATTTTATATGAAAAACTGCCGTACTATGACGACATGGGTATGGTATCCAGCAGTGCTTCCGGCGCTTTTGAGTTTTATCTGGTCGATGGGCTTGAGTACAACATTACCATCCGTAAGGATGGATTTGAAACCCTGAGTAAGGGAATCAAGGTGAGTGATACCGGAGGAGATGAATCCATGAGCATCAATTTCTATGTTTCACCAATTGCCCAAGCTGAACCTGAGCCAACTCCTGAACCGGAACCAGTCGAAGAAGAAATTTTTGTACTTCAGAACCTGATATTTTCCAGCGGTAGTGAAGTAATTCAACGAAGTTCTTATTCCGCATTAGATGAATTTGCTGCATGGCTCAAAGCACGACCCAGCTATATTGTTCAACTAGAAGGGCATACAGATATTTCCGGAAATCCTGATGCCAATATGAGACTGTCTCAAGCTCGAGTAGAGTCAGTAAAGGAATACATTCGAAAAAAAGGAATTAAGAAAGCAAGGGTACTGACCAAAGCTTTTGGAGGTACACAGCCGCTATCGACCGAGAGAACGGATGCGGCAAAAAGAGCCAATCGTAGAGTGGAAGTAAGGGTAGTCGCACGATAA